Part of the Legionella cardiaca genome, TCTTGCTCACCAATGGATTCAGATGCTGTAACAAATACCTTATTGTGCCAACCCAAACGATCAACACAGCGCGCACGTTTCTCAATAGGAAAAACTTGTAAATAAGAGGCCAATAAATCTCTGGCGATACGATTTGGTGAAATTGCTAATCCTAACGAGGCCAATTCGCGGCGTACTTCGGATGCATCACCTTGCAATAAAGCAATGGGCATTGCCCATTGGTGCGTCACACCATCGTCATCCTGCCACTCTAAAAGCCTGCCCCACTCACCACTTTTAGAATCTCGGGTTTTAGCTAGGACATATAAGGGAGAACAAACCCACCGCGGAGGTAAAATGATACCATCCTTGTCTTTCCCATGAAAATAAATCCCTTTTGTAGAGATTTCGAAACGACCACTCGCGTACTCGCAGAAAACCAGCTCTTTATCTTGAGCACGTGGAAATGGTGTTACATTATTACTTAATGCATTATGATTGTTCATGAATGGCTCCAACAACGGCTTCAAGAAGGTTTCCTTAAACTAGAACCTTCTTGAATCAATCACTTTAAAGAATTTTTATTAATTGATCACACGACCTTCATCACTGGTTGAGCGATAAGTTTTTTGTTGTTGCAGAAAACTCAGAACATCACATTTGCGATACAACACCTTACGACCGATTTTAATGTAAGGCACACCTGTACCCGCCCAACGATTACGCTCCAACAATTGGGTAGAGCAGTTCAAAACAGCGGCTAAGGTGTGTTGATTAAAAAGTGCCGAATCTGGTGCGGAATCAAATTCGTTTAATAGGATTAAGCGGGATAGATGAATTTTAGACATAGAAACCTCGTCAAGTGATTATTCAATTCAGCTCATGCTGACCGTATGGTTGCATCCTGCATTTGAATATCAATTGACCTTCTTAAGGTTCCATTCGATAAGAAAGTCTTTGATATTTTACATTCAACCCTTCGCGGATTGATGTTCCATCAAAGTTTTTAAAACTCGGAAAGGAGTATTGATCTAAATTAAAATTCAAGTCAAGTAATGATAACTCAATAATAATTCATTGATTTTTAAAGGAATACCATGCACATTAAATCAACATATGTCCCACGTGCCCCACCCTAGATTTAATTCAGTGGGACGCATTTAATTGATTGTGGAAGCGATTGTCCCATTTGTCCCACCTGTCCCACTGATTTTATTTATTAATTAGGAAAAGAAACCGAGAATTATGGAGCTAATTTAAATATTATTAAGACCAGTTAAAACTATCTTGGAAATTTCGGGATAAGAAAATATAAAACTATGCTTTTAAACAAACAACATTGAGTAGTATTAAAGCCTCACTGAAGTGATTTGGTCACTTTGCTCTAATAAATTCTTACATCTTTTAATGACAATTTCTTGATAATTTTTTAAATAGTTTTCTTCTTTATCATTAATCAAAGTAAGGTCAATTCCTTCTTGTAAGGCAGCAGTTAGCTTGCCAATTAAATATTTTAAACGTTTAGCCACTAAAGATCGTGGCAACTGACATGTATCTGAAAAATCAGCTAGCTGATATGCATTAATCATATCCTCTTCAAATTCATCTCCCAATGCCATCGCCAAGTCATGCTCAAATTCTGGATACATTTTTATATTGACTAAATCATAAAATGGAGCCAGCGAAATACCGTTTGGTCCAACAAAGAAACTTATATTTTTACCGTGAGCGTCACAATTAAATATCAAAATGTTAAATAAAACCCAATCGAGTATTTGTTGTTTAGTTTTTGCGGGATTGACACTTTGATTTGCAAAATAAAATAGCTTAGGCAAACTTACACCATCTCTAATATGTGCAACATCTCTACTGTTTCCAAAATTTTGCTCATATTTATATTCAGGGGGTAAATTCAACGCCTGACAACCGTCTATTAAGTGGCGTCTTGCTACTTTATTAGTAGCAATCAATTTCCTATCAAAACGCTCTACCAATAAAGCAGGATTCTTACCAAAGCGTTTCATTTGGACATTTGCAACATTCAATGCACATCGTTTAGCGAGTTTCATACTAAGGTATTCATTTAAAACTAAAGAAGAAAGTTTTTGTGTTTCAAATTTAAGAATATGGGTAGAGCACAAGCTACCTTCTCCAAAGCCAAGCTGCCCTTTTTCATTCAACACTACATTAATTTTATCTTGTACCCCAGCAACTGAAAGACGAGGTTTTCCATCCCAAACCATTAAACTATAGGTATCTCGGTTATTTAAGCGATCCTCTAATTCATCATTCGTTATTAGTCGAAAATTAGCTTGCTCAGGAACAGCTTCATTCGATGGCAATATTACTAATGAGCCTGGCGTATCTAATCCTAAGGCTCGAATCAATCCATACGTATTGGACTTACTTAAATGAAAACTATTAGCCAGCACTTCCAAAGGATTTCCTTCGGGTAATAAATTTCGTAGAAATCGTTGTACATTTGATGGGGGAACTTCTTCATGCAAAGATAGATGTGGGGATAAAGCAAAACCTGACTTTTTCCAATCCTCATGATAGCTCAAATACAACTGATCTTCGGCCAAAGTTATATTAGCTATTTGATCTTTCTCCAGATAAACATCTAAGACCTGCTTATCCCCAACCATTTTCATCCTCGCCATTATCCACCCAAGGTTTTATGTAAAGCTTTATTCCCAAACCAGAACAAATTTGTAATACACTTGCCAATTGACAATTAGATTGTCCATGTTCAATTTTCATGAAGGTTTCTTTGGCTACACCACATAAAGCTGCTGCATCCTCTAATCGTATTTTACTTTGAGTACGGCGTGCTTTAATGACTTTCCCTAATAACTCTGCGTTTAACGGCTGTTCAAGATTAGGGGTCTTTAATTTTTTAATTTGCTTGGCCATATAATCCTACTAGAGTAGACTTAATATTAAATCTAGGTTAATTTTACCTATTAATCCCATTATAGTAGGATTAATTTCAGAAACACAAGAGAAACCTAATAAAATCCTAATATAGTAGGATTATAACAAAAGATATTTTTCCTCAAAAACTTCTGCTGCCTTAACCATCTGCCAGTTCAAATAATCCGAAATTTTTTGTATAGGTTTTCTTAATCGCTCTACATCGTGGATGATGTATCCAGCCGTCACATCATTGCTCAATTTATGATTTAAAAGACGTTTTAAAGCGTATGCAGGCAAGTCGAGACTCTCAGCGGTAGTAGCAAAAGTTCGCCTTAAATCATGAACAGTAAATGGCACACCCGATAATTCTGCAACTTTAAGCATAGCCTTTCTGGGCTCCATAATATGGCCAGTTTTACTAGGGGCAGGGAATACAAACTCACAAATTTTGCATTGTTTTCTTCGCCAGAACAATTCAAGCAGAAAATCAGACATAGGTAAGGTATGAATTTCTCGATTCTTTGTATCATGAACAGTAAATGTTTTGTCTTTGAAATCGACATCACTCCACTTTAAAGATGCTGCTTCCATTCTGCGTAAACCAGTAAATAAAATTAATAAAAAATAATCTTTCCACATCATGGCGTTGGGATAATCATTTTCCTCGCCTAAACGAGTTAAACCTTCGTACCAGGCTGCAAGTTGATGGCTTTTTATCACTGTGTTCTTTCTATCTACTCGAAACCAACTACGTGTATGAGATAGATATTCAACTGGATTTATTGCAATAACAGGTTGACCATTTTCTAATTGATATTCATGCACTGCAAAATTAAACACAGCACGCAAAACTCGCATGGCATAATTCGCACGGGCTTTGCTATTTGTCTGACCATATTGAGCATGACGCTTGGCTATCATCTCGCGAGTGATATTTATAAGGGCTCTATCCATCCAGTCAGGCATCACTTGCTTTAAGACGCTTTGATAATCCTTGAGCGTGAGAGACTTTAAGTCTTTACGCGCCTTAAGATAATCATCAAAGACTTCATTGAGCGTCATTGATTTAATTTTATTGGCTTTTTTCTCAGCAATCGGATTATCTCCTTTCGCGACTTGACCTAATAAATGCTTTGCTGCTTTACGTGCTTCTTCTGCTGTCAATTGCCCATATTTACCCAAAGTAATGCGCTTCACTTTGTTAAGGATACGTGTTTCCACAATAAAGCTTTTAACTCCATTGGCTGTGACTCTAAGAGCAAATCCTTTTAATTGGTCATCTCGATAAAAAACTTGATCTTTCCCTGGAACTGGATTGATTTTGTCAATGAATGATTTGGTCAGCTTCACTGCCTTATTACTTTCCATAAAACCCCTTTGAAAATAACTACCAAGAAATATATGTAGACGCCATGTAGACAGATTATTTAAAACAACATAAAAATAAATAAATCGTATTAATGGCTAATGTAATTGATTTTAAATAGAATTTAAAGGGTTTTAGGATGTAATAGGAGAGGTTAAAAGAGCATTATTTAGGACTGAAAATCCTCGTGTCGGCAGTTCGATTCTGCCTCTGGCCACCATGAGAATCAATACAGTGATTCCCACGATTCCAAAATTTAGGCTCTTACTTAAATCCGAGGGAATTTCATTTCATCCATAACACTCTACTCTTAACCTGTAATTTTCAAATTTCTAAAACCATAAACTCATTCGCTGAATGAACTTCATTTTTAATCCATAAGCCCATTTTTAAATCAATTTTATTTTTGGATGAATGCCCATACTCTAACCCTTCCCGCTATTAATATAATGTTTTTCAAGGATCTTTTTAGTACCCAAATGGATTTCTTTAATTGGCCTAAATATTCGACATTTGATCATTTTTGCCTTTTTGTGCTTTATTTTTAAGAACCGTTGATGATTAATAATACTGCGTTTTACTTTTTTCATGATGAAATAATGTTTTTTTATAAATTATCCTTGGATAGCCTGGGAAAGCTAAAAGCTGAAATTAGGGCTCATCGAACTGAAAATGAAAGCATAACATCCTCCCCCATCACTAGAATTTTGGTGCAATGCAATATACCAGAAAATGCTATAGAATAATTTAATGAATTATTTCAATGAGTTACATTCGTAACTGCTAACTTCCTCGAAAGCTATGCTCGTTGCCAATTTCTGATTCAGTAAAAAGATCGTTATTTTTGCTAACAGTATCGTGGGCAATCGTTGTGTAGAATGAGGTTGTTTTTGGATGCTGATGAGGGCGTGGACTTCTCAGCGCATTCCCGGCATGTTTTTGAATCACTTGCCATAAGCCATCAGCTTTACCTGGATCGTTAGCATAATCACCACCACGTTTGATAGCCTCATAGATTTCATAAACACGATGTGGTACGCGCTTCTCTTCACCATTATCAAGATTAAGCATCCGGCCACCTTTCCATAAGATATAGTCACCAACAATGAACTTATTCTTCTCAATTTGAGATTTGATTACATCTATTTTCTCTGCTGCACTTAAGGGTTTTGAATACTGAGGTTCTTTTAAGGCATTAAATTGATCAATATTTCCAGGTGAATTCGGCAGTTCAGGACTTCTTCTAATTAAATCTAACCGTTGTTTCATGTGATTAAAATCTGGCCTAATATCTGCTTTCGGCCGTTTCTCTTGAGCTGGTATCTCTGAGAAATGCATTTCTTTGATTTTAGCTTCAACATTATGACGATATAGTCTATTAATCGCCCCAGGATAATCAGTAATATTGGTTACATCATTCCATAGTGAATCAAGCGAATAAACGGTACCATTTGTCGCGCGAAATACGTTCCACGTGTGAGCGCCGTCGTGACCAAAATCCTGTCGATGATGAATGACTTCCCCCTTTAATAAATTATCTTGTACTAAACGGGATAAGAAATAAGCGTTTAACAAGGTATGATGTCGACAAACACCCTGCCCTTGCAAAATAAACTCACTAAGCGGAATTATCTGTTTACCCTGACGCAGATTTTGATTGATGAAGTGTTCAGGTTTATTATCCGGAAAACAGATTTTAGTGAGATCTTTTACTGCTTCTAAGATTGCTGCAGGATCAGTAGTATTGGGCAACTGCTTTTTTAATCTCTCATAAAGCTGTTTTAATACCTGATCTTCAGGATCAAGAAGAATCACCTCTCGAGATGAAGAGGAACCTACTGAGCATAGCTTTTTGTTAAAATCACGCGTATTTCTGGTTATCATGGGAATGAATTCCCTACCTAGCATTACGCCATAATTATTATCTTTTTTAATTAGTTGCGCATTATACTTAACTGCAAGCCGGGTTCGCCCATCATCAGCTAATGGCGCAGGCTTATGTGGGGTTATATGTCGTAATAGTGCATGTCGTAGCGCAGCCTCTTTAGGATCATCAACCACTTCTTTACGCATTTTGCGCGCAAGGCTACTATCAATATTAGCAAAATGGATTAATTTCTCGACCAATTCTTTACTATTAACTCGGGAAAATTTTAGTAATTTATCCTCTGGAACCACCTTAGGTATGACTTTCAAAAATCGATTGTCCTCTGCTAACAGATCCTCCGCTGCTTGTTTGTCTCGAATAGCTAGATCAAATAAAAGTGCACTAGTCGCTTCTATCGCTTCACGCGTATTGATTTTTTCGCGCTTTGCCAAAATTTGTCTAACTACTGAATTAGGAGTAGGTTCTCTATCACCCACCTCTTTACGCATTTTGTCTGCAATATTACTGTCAATACGAGCATAATCAATTAATTTATCAACCAATTCTTTACCGTTAATTCGAGCAAATTTAATTAATTGTTCCTCTGAAATTACTTGGGGAATAACTTTCAAAAATCGATTATCTTCTCTCAGCAATTCTTCCGCTGCTTCCTTGTCACGGATAGCCAAAGCAAATAAAACCTGGCTAACACGAGCTATCTCCCGCGGCTCAGTGTATTGTCTGCGCTTTTTTAGATAGTCTCTAACAATTTCAACGGGTTGAGGCATTAAACTGTCTTCACATAGAGAACATATTAATAATCATAGCAGGTAATAATTAACACTTGATTAATAGAAGCACCTTGTTTAACGGAAAAAATTGCCAGCTTGGACGGGCATCCATCTATCAAAATGTACTGTATTTAAGTCTATTGAGATTTATTTATTCAATGCATGAACGCGTATTTCTAAATTCAGTGCCAAATGGTTGCCCGCCTGTATTGCAGGCATGATAGATTTTTGGGTCCTGTGCAGAAGAGAAGTTTGATACGTAAATGATTCTATTCACGAAGAACGCCTTGTGTCTCAGACTCTTCGTTAAAAAATTTTACGAAAAAAGTCTTGCTTAACTTAGGGTTAGCTTTATTTATCCTGGTAAATTCTGCCGTAAATCCACATTTTTTATAAAACTCCGGCGCCTGGAAAGCACTGGTCACTAAATTAATATTATTAAATCCCTTCCCTTTAAAATGATTTTCCAGTGCCAATAAGAGTTGTCTACCATATCCTTTGCCACGGAAAGCACTGTCCACCCAAATATCATCAACATAAATTTCTGCGAATGCTGTATAGGCCTTAAGGACACCCACAATCTTCTCTTTTTCATTGGATATAGTCACTGCAAACCGTCGATAATTGACATCTATACCAAGACTACTTTCATAAGCAATAAGATCATCACTCATTCGCTTTTCAGTAAGTTTATCTATTTCTTCAATAAATCTGACTTGATGGTCTTTTTTGATATCCACAGTGTTTTTCCTAAGTATGAATAAATTAGCATTACTTTTTGCATTCAAAAATAATACTCTCATCGGTTTCATCTGGTGATGCTTCTCTGTCAAACGCTTTAATCAAACGCACCTGGCTAAAGCCAGCTTCAGTCAGCAGATTTATTAAGAAATTAGGTTCATGATAAATGCGGATTTTGTATTCCTCAATTTCTGTTTGAATAACTTCATTCCCATCAACCAATTCATATTTGCCAATTGAACAACAGATTTCCCCATCAAGCATGGCTAATTGGCTAAGTAAAATAATTTTGCCATCCGGTCTTTGCCATCTGGAACCACGCCAAATACCTAATTCATCGGGAACGGCATTTAATGTTTCCGCTTCAAATACAAAAAATCCACTTTCATCAAGATGCTCGTAAATAATTTTCAATGCCTTTTTGATATCTGACAACTCAGTAATTAATCCAAATGAGCCACTTGGAATAAAAATTAATTTATATTTTTTAGGCTGATTAAAGTCTTCAATGAAGCCATGCCAGGTATGAGGGTTCAGATTTTTTGCTTCTGCCTTAACTTTTAACGCTTCCAGCATAGAAATGCTCGCGTCAAAACCCTCAATATTAAATCCGTCAGCAACCATTGGAAGAAGATATCCTCCTGAACCACACATCGGTTCTAATATTGAACCATTGGTCTGTTTCGCATAACTTAAATAAAAATCATAGGCATCTTGTGGCGGATTTGGTTTGCTTAAGTCATAAACCTGGGTGCATAAATTTAAATAAGTATTTATATTTTTTCTCATAAAACGATTTTCATCACCGTGACAGGATGACCTCTAAATTGATCCATAGCTATTTTTTGCCATCCCAATTTTTTATAATAATCTGGAATAGTCAGATCAAAGGCATATAAAAATAATTTTTCAAAACTTAATTGTTTTGCTCTTTGTTTGGTGGCCTCAATCAGCTGCCTCCCAATACCCTTTTTTTGATAATCAGAATCAACCACCAGAGAACCTAGCCAGGGCATTAAGTCAGGTCGAATGCCATCATTTTCCCTTAAACTACACATGCCAACGGGTTGTTCATTGCAGAATGCAACAAAAGTTAAGGGTAATGTGTCGTCGTTCAAATGAGTAAGAAATCGCTGTTTGACATACTCGATAGAAATATCCGGCGCCCAAATACTCCCTAAAACCTGGTGCCAAATTTGCGCCAGTGGTTCAATTGCGCAAGGATGGTTTTTAAGAAAATCAATTTTTATCATTTTCTCAACTCACCTTAAAAAATTTTATTATTCTTACCTTAGCATTTCTCTCCATCCCAACTAATACCCCTTCCAATAGAACTTGGTTTACAAATGGCAGTATCACCGCATACATTTGATTTTCGGACAACTGAATGCAACTTGTTCGACAGATTAAAATATCGAGTAAACCTTCCTGGTGTAATTTTAAGTGCATTAATTTCTTTCGCTTTAATTTCAGAAACCCTAGTTTTAGCGAGCATGCGTGATGGTTTTGATAATTTTAAATTTTATCAGGTAAAAAACTCGTATATTAACGAATATCACAAAAATATGTCGCACTAATGCTAACTTATCAGATAATCCAATGCAATTTCATAATCAATATCCTTATTGGACTACAAAACAAGACGAGTTACCAAAAACAAACGTATTTATTTGTTCACAAAATAAAATAAATGTATAATTTTTACATCAACCACTGCTTGTAGACACATAATGCCAAGAACATTACTCAATGAAGAACAAATCCATTCAAATTTGCAAGGGGCAGATTTTAAAAAGCGACGCGCTGTTTTAAAGGATACTGTAGAAAAACTCGACAGTGACGCAAAACGTCAAAACTATTTTCAAAAAGCGCAAGCAAACCATCAGCGCTGGAAATCAAATGCTTCAGCATCAACAACAAATCGCGTTCGCGTTATACAAGGTGACTGGGGTGAAGTTACGCAGGAACTCTCTAAAGAGGAAGGAAAAATTTATGCTGTGTTAAACATGGCAAATGCGTTTAGTCCTGGTGGTGGTTATCTGGAGGGGATGGTAGCCCAAGAAGAAAATATGTATCGACGCACCGATTGTCATTTTCATGTCACAGATGATGAAATGAATCCTGAGAAAAATAGATACACTCAAGAAATGACAGACTTCATCAATGGCAAAAATGACAGAGTTTATTTAGACACCGATAAACCAAGAGTGTGTATTAAAGGTCAAGAAACTAAAGACGAATCCAGTTACCGTGATTTAGACGATAATGATTACTTTTTATTTTATGAATTAAAATCAGCTGCAGATGATTTGCGTGGTGGCCATCCCTTTAATGAATCTAGCATGCGTAAAAAAATTGCAGCTCAACTAGAAACATTACATGAAAAAGGAATTCGAGATGTGGTCTTGAGTGCTTTTGGTTGTGGAGCATTTAAGAATCCTCCTCAAAACGTAGCAAGGCTTTTTCGCGAAGAGCTAGAGAAACGTCCTGATTATTTTGATAATGTTGTATTTGCTATTTTTTCAGCCGGGTATGGAAACGACAACTACACACCTTTTGCAAAAGAGCTTCATGATTTGCCTTTAACTAAGGTTGGACAGGGAAAAAATCTCGAGTTGCTGAGTGATTTACTTGAGAATCTTTCAACTAATATAACTGCCGAAAGTTGGGATAAAAAAGGTTATTGCTTACCTTTCTTTGACTTTAGGAAGACACCCAAAGGAATTGAAGATATGAGAGTTGTTTTTAACGAAAAACTTGATCCTGTCTCTACTCTGAATAAATTGAAATCCATTGCTGATTATCGTCTTGCTCACCCACCCTTATTCACAAAACGTGATGAAGAAGTCAGAAACTTATATACCCGTATTTTAAGCATCGACATTAATACACTGGATGACCTGGTGGTTGATTCATTTAAGCTTGCAACTACGCAAACAGGTTTGGTGAACGCTTGAGTTCCAAGGCAAACCCAGCTAATGACTATCTATACTTGCGATTTGCCCGTCTGCGCGGGCATCAATTTTTTTGGTTTATAGCAAGCCGAAGGTTTTGCTATTAAGCCCAACGTACCTTCACAACCTATTGTATATATGTAATGTCATTCCAGTGCAGGCGGGATCTATCTATCCTATTAATTCCTTACTGCGTGAGATGAATTCCCGTCTACGCGTGAATAACGTGAATTTAGAGCGATATGTATCATTAATATTGGTTGTTAAAACGCTTTTGTTAAAATAATGGTTCTTCAAGTTTTGCAGACTCATGCTTGCGCTAGCATATCAAATCAGCCCGCAGAGCTAACAACCTTTTTAAGGCCCTTAGATATTCTCCAAAATTAACTGCTTCACTGGAATTAGTTTGATAAAAAATATCCAGATCTATTTGCGCTAAATGCTTCTCAACCTGCTCCTTAATTAATTCTCTGGTTGCAGGTATTTTTTCTTTATAGAGGGCAATTAATCCTTGTTCTATTGACTGAACATCAATTGCAACATTTTGTGCAGTTCGATGAGCATCGTTGACGTTTATTCCACGATAAATATGACTTAACGTTGCCTGAATGAGAGTTAATTGCGTGAAATTTCTTTTTGCCTCATCTAATGTCACCTTCTTTTTAGGATTTAATCGATATTCATCAAGTGACTCCATTAAACTTCGCGTCAGCCAAAATAAATGAATTAAGTCATATAAACTGCCTTCACCGGCAAATAAAACTTCCATATTCACAACAAGATAACTGTAAATTTTTTTTATATTTTTCCTCAAAAGAGTCAGTGGGTGTGCACGCCACAATATATTGCCAACAATAAAACTGGCAACGATCCCAATAATAATACCGCCAAAGCGTTCCAAAGGAGGTCCTAAGGCCATCGGCGGTCCCCCTTCCTGAGCCAGGCAAATGACTAAAGCGATATTCGCCTGTAAACCAATATAAGCATATTTTGTGTATTTGAAAGAAAAATAGCTAAAAGCCCAAACCGAGAAAAATAAGATTAAAATAAATGCATATAAATTGAGTATAAAAAAAGCGAGGGGAAACAATGCTATTCCCCCGCCCAGAAAGCAACCCAGCATACGATGTATGCTGACATTTTTCATCTCAAATAAGTCTTTCCTAATTGAAATAACGATACTGCTGATAATACCATTCAAGCCTCCTGGCCAATTGCTAATCAGCCAAAAGACAAGAGCAAGAATTGCAGAGAGTCCAGCTTTAATGCTGTGCTTGATAATATCGGGATCACTACTTAACTGTTGTTGCTTGTTAATTAATTTATTTCCTGGTGCTTTAGAACGCTGATGCAAAATCAACGTCTCTTCCAGGCTAGTGATGATCGTATGAATTCGACTTAATAGAGAGCGAATATCAAAATAAGATCTTCTTTGTTCAAAAGAGATATCTTTTATATTATCTATTGTTGCGTAAAATCTTTCTATTGCCAATTTTGCTTGCAGCGATTGCGATGAAGATTTACCGGTTAGAAATACATCTTTTAAGACAGTTAAATCTCCTTGAATCGCAGCAAAGACCAGATTGATTTCTGTCTCAAATGCCAATACCTCATCTTGCGCCTCATAAGACGTCTCAAAATAAGTAACGGCCCGACTTAATTCAAAGAACAAATCGAGTAACACACGAAACTCATCCACTTTCTCTCTTGTTACTCCTAACTCACGCCGCATAACTCCTATCATGCCAATGGATTTTTTTAATTTTTCCTTTAGAGCTAAATTACTGTTCGATATTTCCACCCATGTAGGGTTTCCTGTTAACAAAGCTTGTCTTACTTGTTCAAGAAGTTTACTTAAGGAATCGAAGATAACGGCAACATTTTTCCTGACATTTTCATGAATATTGTTAGGAAAAAGACATAAAGCCGCCGCGGCTGAAACAATAACACCAAGACCAATTTCAATGGGTCGCCAAACAGCCACATAAAATACTTGATCCGCATTAATTGCTAATTGGGCAATAACAATAAACGCTCCCAAAGCCCCCAAAAGAAAAGCATAGGCATAAGAACTAAAATTGTAATAATAAACAGCAACAGAAATTAGTAGTAAATTAATAAGAAGATAGAGAAAAAGACTATTAGCAATCATACTTGCTAAAATGACACCAACCCATACACCAATAACTGTACCAATAATTCGCAATATTGCTTTATCAATAATGCTACCTACATACAGGTTAGCAACAATAACCACTGTCATTCCTGACCAGTAAGGTTTATCTAAATGAAGAGCAAAAGCAAGAAGTACCGCAGTAACGGCGGCAATAGCAGTCCGTAATGCGGCGCGATTTTCGATAGTATTGGATGTAATTGCTGTAAAAATTCTCAATCCCTCGTAGGATAAGTTATTGTAGTAGCGCTTGCACCGATTCTTAAAGGATACTCTGGAGTAACTTCATCAAAGTAAATACGGACAGGGAAACGTTGCGCGATTTTAATCCAATCCTCGGTTGCTTCAAGATAAGCCAGCGTTGAGGGAGCAACTGCCCCGGACTGGACGCGATTAATTCCCCAACCGATACTATTTACATGTCCATAAAAGACTTTTCCAGGATACATATCAAGTTTAATTTTTACTTTATCACCTGGTTTGATTAAGCGAATAGCCGTTTCACGATAACGTGTAACAACCCACCACTGTTTCGTTTCCACTAGAGCAAATAAACCATCACCAATTCTAATATATTGTCCCCGGCGTAAATTAAAATTGGTAATGTAGCCATCTGCAGGGGCAAAAACCGTTGTGTTTTCATACATATAGCGGGCTTTGTTATATTTCGCCTGCGCGGCCAGAATTTCGTTATTATCGAAGTTTTTTTCTGCAATCCTTAGCTCTTCCGTTGCAGCCAAAACCTGTGCTTCTTGTTCCTTTATTTTAGATTCAATGTTAATGACTTGAATTTCAGGCAAAGCCCCTTCGCTTAGCAATTTTTGATATCGTCGATAGTGATCCTGACTGAGGGCAATCATCGATTTATTTTGTTCTAATTTTTCTTTGGCAACTGAGATAGCAAGCTTATCGTTCTCATAATTAAGTTTGGCTATATTAAGTTCTGCCAAAGCTTTATCCATGGCGTATTTATAAGGTCGAGGATCTATCTCAATCAGCTTCTGTCCCTTTTTCACATTCTGATTTTCAACAACATAAAGTTTTGTGATAGGTCCCTCAACAATAGATGCCATATTAACTATATTTGCAGAAACGTAAGCATCGTCCGACCAAGTAAAATAATAGGCAAAATAACGAT contains:
- a CDS encoding GNAT family N-acetyltransferase; this translates as MIKIDFLKNHPCAIEPLAQIWHQVLGSIWAPDISIEYVKQRFLTHLNDDTLPLTFVAFCNEQPVGMCSLRENDGIRPDLMPWLGSLVVDSDYQKKGIGRQLIEATKQRAKQLSFEKLFLYAFDLTIPDYYKKLGWQKIAMDQFRGHPVTVMKIVL
- a CDS encoding HipA domain-containing protein, yielding MVGDKQVLDVYLEKDQIANITLAEDQLYLSYHEDWKKSGFALSPHLSLHEEVPPSNVQRFLRNLLPEGNPLEVLANSFHLSKSNTYGLIRALGLDTPGSLVILPSNEAVPEQANFRLITNDELEDRLNNRDTYSLMVWDGKPRLSVAGVQDKINVVLNEKGQLGFGEGSLCSTHILKFETQKLSSLVLNEYLSMKLAKRCALNVANVQMKRFGKNPALLVERFDRKLIATNKVARRHLIDGCQALNLPPEYKYEQNFGNSRDVAHIRDGVSLPKLFYFANQSVNPAKTKQQILDWVLFNILIFNCDAHGKNISFFVGPNGISLAPFYDLVNIKMYPEFEHDLAMALGDEFEEDMINAYQLADFSDTCQLPRSLVAKRLKYLIGKLTAALQEGIDLTLINDKEENYLKNYQEIVIKRCKNLLEQSDQITSVRL
- a CDS encoding helix-turn-helix domain-containing protein, which gives rise to MAKQIKKLKTPNLEQPLNAELLGKVIKARRTQSKIRLEDAAALCGVAKETFMKIEHGQSNCQLASVLQICSGLGIKLYIKPWVDNGEDENGWG
- a CDS encoding class I SAM-dependent methyltransferase, producing MRKNINTYLNLCTQVYDLSKPNPPQDAYDFYLSYAKQTNGSILEPMCGSGGYLLPMVADGFNIEGFDASISMLEALKVKAEAKNLNPHTWHGFIEDFNQPKKYKLIFIPSGSFGLITELSDIKKALKIIYEHLDESGFFVFEAETLNAVPDELGIWRGSRWQRPDGKIILLSQLAMLDGEICCSIGKYELVDGNEVIQTEIEEYKIRIYHEPNFLINLLTEAGFSQVRLIKAFDREASPDETDESIIFECKK
- a CDS encoding poly(ADP-ribose) glycohydrolase domain-containing protein → MPRTLLNEEQIHSNLQGADFKKRRAVLKDTVEKLDSDAKRQNYFQKAQANHQRWKSNASASTTNRVRVIQGDWGEVTQELSKEEGKIYAVLNMANAFSPGGGYLEGMVAQEENMYRRTDCHFHVTDDEMNPEKNRYTQEMTDFINGKNDRVYLDTDKPRVCIKGQETKDESSYRDLDDNDYFLFYELKSAADDLRGGHPFNESSMRKKIAAQLETLHEKGIRDVVLSAFGCGAFKNPPQNVARLFREELEKRPDYFDNVVFAIFSAGYGNDNYTPFAKELHDLPLTKVGQGKNLELLSDLLENLSTNITAESWDKKGYCLPFFDFRKTPKGIEDMRVVFNEKLDPVSTLNKLKSIADYRLAHPPLFTKRDEEVRNLYTRILSIDINTLDDLVVDSFKLATTQTGLVNA
- a CDS encoding DNA-binding protein, which gives rise to MSKIHLSRLILLNEFDSAPDSALFNQHTLAAVLNCSTQLLERNRWAGTGVPYIKIGRKVLYRKCDVLSFLQQQKTYRSTSDEGRVIN
- a CDS encoding tyrosine-type recombinase/integrase, with protein sequence MESNKAVKLTKSFIDKINPVPGKDQVFYRDDQLKGFALRVTANGVKSFIVETRILNKVKRITLGKYGQLTAEEARKAAKHLLGQVAKGDNPIAEKKANKIKSMTLNEVFDDYLKARKDLKSLTLKDYQSVLKQVMPDWMDRALINITREMIAKRHAQYGQTNSKARANYAMRVLRAVFNFAVHEYQLENGQPVIAINPVEYLSHTRSWFRVDRKNTVIKSHQLAAWYEGLTRLGEENDYPNAMMWKDYFLLILFTGLRRMEAASLKWSDVDFKDKTFTVHDTKNREIHTLPMSDFLLELFWRRKQCKICEFVFPAPSKTGHIMEPRKAMLKVAELSGVPFTVHDLRRTFATTAESLDLPAYALKRLLNHKLSNDVTAGYIIHDVERLRKPIQKISDYLNWQMVKAAEVFEEKYLLL